A region of Mycosarcoma maydis chromosome 15, whole genome shotgun sequence DNA encodes the following proteins:
- a CDS encoding K, P-type ATPase has translation MAPLTRSHSSTDSFSEKNDVERGDAAPTNNASKKLGASLSFGTNLSALRSRTTRFDESINDQRRLERTHSIASSLRGPSRIDPSAKVPVEFRTLSIQLSQGGLADENKKHKSDKRAVKEINDLDWHRISVDEVLSRTSTSATTGLDTDQIERRLKQNGKNVMSKPPKRLLQKCFGYVFGGFGTLLIGCSILAFIAWKPLGNPNPQTSNLALAVVLLVVVVIQALFNAWQDFSTSRIMDSIAGMLPDAVTAIRNGSHNSIQAPDLVVGDIVVLSLGNKIAADLRLISCNQVKFDRSVVTGEAEPIAGTVDLTDENYLETRNIALAGTSCVTGSAIGVVVATGDNTVFGRIAAMTNRPKTGLTTLEREVRYFVLTIAAIAIALAVICIIIWGAYLKPKHPEFMSVSQLLVNVVSILVAFLPEGMPVAVTLSLTVIAQKMSKAKILCKQLSTCETLGAVSVLCSDKTGTLTSNNMTATSVGVVGFESTPEDAQHHIHGAAGPVGHAFEQVQFVGAVCNAAVFDAATMSLAVAERRIFGDATDSAVLRMAEQIKSVQETTRPWDTEYRLNFNSKNKFMLQLVALRPEARDDTTLAQKLVASAMSITEASEFNASEDRILLAKGGPDVLLKRSSWALDASGQVVPLTDEVRRSIEAMQSLWSSRGQRVLLLARKIVRADQLDTSVAIEDAVMALNTHLTVVGLVGIVDPPRPEIPSVVSTCRRAGIRFFMVTGDFQLTANAIARQCGIITAEKVFCAQDMHDVQLPVYDTYSDDHLTRPIHALSLTGADLMKLEASDWEQICRFDEIVFSRTTPDHKLRIVKEFQQRSECVGMTGDGVNDAPSLKQADIGIAMGGGSAVAMEAADMILLENFSAIIDALLYGRLVFVNLKKTVGYLLPAGSFAELWAVLLSFFFGLPQALSNLQMIFVCIGTDGISSLCLVHEQPEAELLKRKPRNVKTDRLADWKLLLHAYLFVGIPLTLTSSAMAFWYMQRNGVPFSDMWLKYGGGLVQSTNPDKFNEVLNRANAVFFFNLVIQQWFNLLGWRTQSRSILQQLPVGKKSTQNLYLFPAMAVSLLIAVFLSYVPAFQRVFLTRGVNVEHYFLPIAFGVGMLMLEETRKLVVRTWPRGILAKLAW, from the coding sequence ATGGCACCACTAACACGCtcacacagcagcaccgactCGTTCTCGGAAAAGAACGATGTCGAACGCGGCGATGCTGCCCCTACCAACAACGCCTCAAAGAAACTGGGAGCTTCGCTTAGCTTTGGTACGAATCTTTCGGCTCTTCGCTCGCGTACCACGCGATTCGACGAATCCATCAACGATCAACGTCGCCTCGAACGCACTCACTCGATTGCTAGCTCTTTGCGCGGTCCGTCTCGCATCGATCCGTCGGCCAAAGTGCCCGTCGAGTTCCGCACGCTCTCCATCCAGCTTTCGCAAGGCGGACTTGCAGATGAAAACAAGAAGCACAAGTCTGACAAGCGCGCCGTCAAGGAGATCAACGATCTCGACTGGCACCGAATCTCGGTAGATGAGGTGCTTTCGCGTACATCCACCTCCGCCACCACCGGTCTAGATACCGATCAGATCGAAAGAAGACTCAAGCAGAACGGCAAAAACGTCATGTCCAAACCACCCAAGCGTCTGCTTCAGAAATGCTTTGGATACGTCTTTGGTGGGTTCGGAACGCTTCTTATTGGTTGTTCGATCTTGGCGTTCATCGCGTGGAAGCCGCTGGGTAACCCGAATCCGCAAACGTCAAATTTAGCGCTCGCGGTAGTGCTGTTGGTCGTGGTCGTCATCCAAGCCCTTTTCAACGCATGGCAGGATTTCTCCACTTCGAGAATCATGGATTCCATCGCAGGAATGCTCCCTGATGCTGTCACTGCGATCCGCAACGGTTCACACAACAGCATCCAGGCGCCCGATCTCGTGGTGGGCGACATAGTGGTGCTTTCGCTCGGCAACAAGATCGCAGCTGACCTGCGATTGATTTCGTGCAACCAAGTCAAGTTCGATCGTTCCGTCGTCACGGGTGAGGCGGAGCCCATTGCAGGAACCGTCGATCTGACTGACGAAAATTACCTCGAAACCAGAAACATCGCTCTCGCAGGTACCAGTTGCGTTACCGGTTCGGCCATCGGTGTAGTCGTGGCAACGGGTGACAATACCGTGTTTGGCCGAATCGCAGCTATGACAAATCGTCCAAAGACTGGCTTGACCACGCTGGAACGAGAGGTGCGCTACTTTGTCCTTACCATCGCTGCTATCGCTATTGCACTCGCTGTGAtctgcatcatcatctGGGGTGCCTATCTAAAACCCAAGCATCCCGAATTCATGTCGGTCTCGCAActgctcgtcaacgtcgtctcgatcctcgtcgCTTTCTTACCGGAAGGTATGCCGGTCGCCGTAACACTCTCGCTCACCGTCATCGCCCAGAAAAtgagcaaagcaaagatCCTCTGCAAACAGCTTTCCACATGCGAAACTTTGGGTGCCGTCTCCGTTTTGTGTTCCGACAAGACAGGAACGCTTACTTCGAACAACATGACAGCAACCAGTGTCGGAGTCGTCGGCTTCGAATCAACCCCAGAAGATGCGCAGCACCACATTCACGGAGCCGCCGGACCGGTGGGTCATGCGTTTGAACAGGTGCAATTCGTCGGTGCCGTGTGCAACGCTGCCGTATTCGACGCTGCTACCATGTCACTCGCCGTTGCAGAGAGGAGAATCTTTGGCGATGCAACCGATTCCGCCGTGTTGCGGATGGCGGAGCAGATCAAATCCGTGCAGGAGACGACAAGGCCGTGGGATACCGAATACAGGTTGAACTTCAATTCAAAGAACAAGTTCATGTTGCAACTCGTAGCGTTGCGTCCCGAAGCTCGGGACGATACCACACTTGCACAGAAGCTGGTTGCTTCAGCCATGTCGATCACGGAAGCTTCCGAATTCAACGCGAGCGAGGATAGAATCTTGCTGGCTAAAGGTGGACCGGATGTGCTGCTCAAACGCTCGAGTTGGGCGCTCGACGCTTCGGGCCAAGTGGTGCCGTTGACCGACGAGGTGCGGCGGTCgatcgaagcgatgcaGTCGTTGTGGAGTTCGCGCGGACAACgagtgttgctgctcgcacgCAAGATCGTTCGAGCcgaccagctcgacacCTCGGTTGCAATCGAGGACGCCGTCATGGCGCTCAACACGCATCTCACCGTCGTCGGTCtggtcggcatcgtcgatccaCCCCGACCTGAGATCCCTTCCGTCGTTTCCACATGTCGGCGTGCCGGAATCCGCTTCTTCATGGTCACGGGCGACTTTCAACTCAccgccaacgccatcgcTCGCCAATGTGGTATCATCACGGCCGAAAAGGTCTTTTGCGCCCAAGACATGCACGACGTCCAATTGCCCGTATACGACACCTACTCGGACGACCACTTGACGCGCCCAATCCACGCACTCTCGCTCACCGGAGCCGATCTGAtgaagctcgaagcgagcgaTTGGGAGCAGATCTGTCGGTTTGACGAGATTGTCTTTTCGCGCACCACACCTGACCACAAACTGCGCATCGTCAAAGAGTTCCAGCAGCGAAGCGAATGCGTCGGTATGACGGGCGACGGTGTCAACGACGCTCCGAGTCTCAAGCAGGCTGACATCGGCATCGCAATGGGAGGCGGATCTGCTGTGGCGATGGAAGCAGCCGATATGATCTTGTTGGAAAACTTTTcggccatcatcgacgCTTTGCTCTACGGACGACTTGTTTTCGTCAACTTGAAAAAGACGGTGGGATACCTGTTGCCTGCTGGATCGTTTGCCGAGCTGTGGGCAGTGTTGCtcagcttcttctttggtTTGCCGCAGGCGCTGAGCAACTTGCAGATGATCTTTGTGTGCATCGGCACCGATGGGATCTCGTCGCTATGCTTGGTGCACGAACAGCCcgaagccgagctgctGAAGCGCAAACCTCGAAATGTCAAGACAGACCGTTTGGCGGATtggaagctgctgctgcacgcGTACCTGTTCGTTGGCATTCCCCTGACGCTCACCTCGTCGGCGATGGCGTTCTGGTACATGCAACGCAACGGTGTACCCTTTTCCGACATGTGGCTCAAGTACGGCGGTGGACTGGTTCAATCCACCAACCCGGACAAGTTCAATGAGGTGCTCAACCGTGCCAACGCAGTCTTCTTTTTCAACCTGGTCATTCAGCAGTGGTTTAACCTTCTCGGTTGGAGGACGCAATCGCGTTCAAtcctgcagcagctgcctGTGGGCAAAAAGTCGACGCAGAACTTGTACCTCTTCCCGGCCATGGCAGtgtcgctgctgatcgCCGTATTTTTGAGTTACGTCCCCGCGTTCCAGAGGGTGTTTTTGACCAGAGGcgtcaatgtcgagcaTTACTTTTTGCCGATCGCGTTTGGTGTAGGTATGCTGATGTTGGAGGAGACGAGAAAGCTCGTGGTCAGGACCTGGCCCAGGGGGATCCTTGCAAAGCTCGCGTGGTAA
- a CDS encoding uncharacterized protein (related to endo-1,3(4)-beta-glucanase) has translation MKYLSALALAFAASLTVVSASPEAMMLATPPGQGRSSRGVRSVITGHKIRSHVHHSRKQHTDDDLLALNRRFNNATLNADEEEVTAIADLQKRKNTCTSKKANAATAKYRTNAGASSDSSSSSSSSSSSSSSSSNSSSDSGSYSSSSSSSSSSSSSSNGSSSSSSSSSSSGSSSFSPSTSKWKLVKSYAGDSFFDDMDFFTNADPTRGSITYVDKNSAQNKGLIYTSKGKATMKITADNGWAQSVRINTKDSYTTGIFILDAEHMPVGCGIWPAWWSTPTNPPGGWPNGGEIDMIEGVNDYSYNTYSIHTTGGCSVPAKPNMSGRFTLQNHLATNCASDATDNKGCGVTSTKGGDFGVEYNKNGGGVHAMYWSESDGISTYFFPKGSVPDDISSGSPDPSQWGQPQAHWAASQCNIGNYFYNHVLVFTNTMCGDWAGSGAVWSNAMNGQSQSCSASTGSSSCHAYLSSNPDMSEAYWTINSLKVYQTSRRS, from the coding sequence atgAAGTACCtctctgctcttgctttGGCTTTCGCTGCTTCCTTGACTGTCGTCTCGGCTAGTCCAGAAGCTATGATGCTCGCCACCCCTCCCGGTCAGGGTCGTTCCAGCCGCGGCGTTCGTTCCGTCATCACTGGACACAAGATTCGCTCTCATGTCCACCATTCGCGTAAACAAcacaccgacgacgatctccTCGCCCTCAACCGTCGCTTCAACAATGCTACCTTGAAcgccgacgaagaggaggtcactgccatcgccgacctccagaagcgcaagaacaCCTGCACTTCAAAGAAGGCTAacgctgccaccgccaagtACCGCACCAACGCTGGCGCGTCCTCCGActccagctcgagcagctccagctccagctccagctccagctccagctcaaACTCTAGTTCCGACTCTGGCTCTTAttcgtcttcctcgtcctcctcgtcctcctcctcttcatcgAGCAATGGCTCATCATCTAGCTCtagctcctcctcctcatccgGCTCCTCATCCTTCTCTCCCTCCACTTCCAAATGGAAGCTTGTCAAGTCGTACGCCGGCGACTCTTTCTTCGACGACATGGACTTTTTCACCAACGCCGACCCCACCCGTGGCTCCATCACCTATGTTGACAAGAACTCGGCCCAGAACAAGGGTCTCATCTACACCAGCAAAGGCAAGGCCACCATGAAGATCACCGCCGACAACGGCTGGGCTCAGTCGGTCCGCATCAACACCAAAGACTCGTACACCACCGGTATCTTTATCCTCGACGCGGAGCACATGCCCGTAGGCTGTGGTATCTGGCCTGCCTGGTGGTCCACCCCTACCAACCCACCTGGTGGATGGCCTAACGGAGGTGAGATTGACATGATCGAAGGTGTCAATGACTACTCGTACAACACTTACTCGATCCACACCACCGGCGGCTGCTCCGTGCCCGCCAAGCCTAACATGTCGGGCAGGTTTACCTTGCAAAACCACCTCGCCACCAACTGTGCTTCAGACGCTACCGACAACAAGGGTTGCGGTGTCACCTCGACAAAGGGTGGCGACTTTGGGGTTGAGTACAACAAGAACGGCGGCGGTGTCCATGCCATGTACTGGTCCGAATCCGACGGCATCTCGACCTACTTTTTCCCCAAGGGCTCCGTCCCCGATGACATTAGCTCTGGCTCGCCCGACCCGTCGCAATGGGGTCAGCCCCAGGCGCATTGGGCCGCAAGCCAGTGCAACATTGGCAACTACTTTTACAACCacgtcctcgtcttcacCAACACCATGTGCGGTGACTGGGCTGGCTCCGGCGCTGTTTGGAGTAACGCGATGAACGGTCAATCGCAATCttgcagcgcaagcactggctcgagctcgtgcCATGCTTACTTGAGTAGCAACCCAGACATGAGCGAAGCTTACTGGACCatcaactcgctcaaggTTTACCAGACCTCTCGTCGATCCTAA
- a CDS encoding uncharacterized protein (related to glyoxylate/hydroxypyruvate reductase): MAESGQPDGASKTNSNLPKIVSMFEYLPSPILETFRREGRINLISAPPGLSFAELNEWLLRQLPGADAAIVWPVAGQFGVDQINAASERLKVVSTYSVGTEAVDRVACRKAGITVGYTPYIGDDSIAEYTIAMLLHFCRRIDYLQSIVMNGQFAASLRDVLCNPTMHCGVSPAGKTVGFYGFGRIAQKAAEKLLAFGVARIAYTTSTAKPFSAETFPRLHALRQTFYPNTLIVNEPELHALAAQSDILIVLCPGNASTNATINSSVFDKMKSTAVLINVARGTVVVNNDLETALRQSKIAAALLDVVHGEPDVDAKHPLLAEDLRDRVMILPHAASTVVETRRLMADVTARNILTSLGFRDELLGDKPDLLERQAWTHFAQ, from the coding sequence ATGGCCGAATCCGGCCAGCCCGATGGCGCTAGCAAAACAAATTCGAACTTGCCCAAGATCGTGTCCATGTTCGAATATCTTCCATCGCCCATTCTCGAGACGTTTCGGCGCGAAGGACGAATCAACTTGATAAGTGCTCCGCCCGGACTCAGCTTTGCCGAGCTGAACGAGTGGTTGCTTAGACAACTGCCTGGTGCAGATGCGGCGATAGTCTGGCCGGTAGCAGGACAGTTTGGTGTCGACCAAATCAATGCGGCCAGCGAACGGCTCAAGGTGGTTTCGACCTACAGCGTGGGCACCGAGGCGGTGGATCGAGTCGCCTGTCGCAAAGCAGGCATTACAGTCGGCTACACGCCGTATATTGGGGACGACTCGATCGCGGAATACACCATTGCCATGCTGCTACACTTCTGCCGTCGCATCGACTACTTGCAAAGCATCGTGATGAACGGCCAATTCGCAGCGTCGCTGAGAGACGTACTATGTAATCCGACCATGCATTGTGGAGTCAGTCCCGCTGGGAAAACGGTTGGGTTCTATGGGTTTGGCAGGATTGCTCAAAAGGCAGCGGAGAAGTTGCTCGCGTTTGGCGTCGCTAGGATCGCATATACGACGTCCACCGCCAAGCCATTCTCGGCTGAAACGTTTCCACGCCTCCATGCTTTACGCCAGACCTTCTACCCCAACACCCTCATCGTCAACGAGCCTGAATTGCATGCGTTGGCAGCTCAGTCTGATATCTTGATCGTACTCTGCCCAGGCAACGCTTCCACCAATGCCACCATCAactcgagcgtctttgaCAAGATGAAATCCACCGCCGTCTTGATCAACGTCGCCAGAGGAACAGTGGTCGTCAATAATGATTTGGAAACAGCTTTACGGCAGAGCAAGATTGCCGCTGCGCTCTTGGACGTGGTTCATGGCGAGCCCGATGTCGACGCTAAGCATCCCTTGTTGGCCGAGGATCTGAGAGATCGTGTCATGATTCTACCTCATGCTGCGTCAACTGTAGTCGAGACAAGAAGGTTGATGGCTGACGTGACGGCAAGGAACATTCTCACTTCGCTCGGATTTCgtgacgagctgcttggcgatAAACCAGACTTACTTGAACGACAGGCTTGGACACACTTTGCGCAATAG